A stretch of Lathyrus oleraceus cultivar Zhongwan6 chromosome 6, CAAS_Psat_ZW6_1.0, whole genome shotgun sequence DNA encodes these proteins:
- the LOC127096512 gene encoding uncharacterized protein LOC127096512, producing the protein MVEHEACIFGIEAVIDLRIKILEVYGDSALVISQVRGDWETRNQKLIPYKEHVLKLIPYFDEISFHHIPGEENQLEDALATLASMFKITWKNQVPAISIDRLDEPAYCLATKEESNSKPWYHDIKTYLEKQVYPDNASITDKKALRKLSYKFFLSGDVLYK; encoded by the coding sequence atggTAGAGCATGAGGCATGTATCTTCGGTATCGAAGCGGTaattgacttgagaatcaaaaTACTTGAGGTTTATGGAGACTCAGCCCTCGTTATCAGCCAAGTACGGGGAGATTGGGAAACCCGCAATCAAAAGTTGATTCCATACAAAGAACATGTCCTGAAATTGATCCCTTACTTCGATGAAATATCTTTTCATCACATCCCAGGGGAAGAAAATCAATTAGAGGACGCCCTTGCTACCCTAGCATCCATGTTCAAAATCACTTGGAAGAATCAGGTTCCTGCTATCAGCATTGACCGCCTGGATGAGCCGGCATACTGTCTGGCTACCAAGGAAGAGTCAAACAGCAAACCTTGGTACCATGACATCAAGACGTATCTCGAAAAACAGGTGTACCCAGACAACGCATCAATCACGGACAAGAAAGCTTTGAGGAAGCTCTCATATAAGTTCTTCTTAAGTGGAGATGTATTGTATAAGTGA